AAACCGAGCCCGTAGCCGCCGATGAGGACGCGCGGGTTCGGCGCGGCGATCTCGGCCAGAGTGAGGATGGCGAGCTGTTCCTCGCTGAACTGCATCCGCGTGCCCATCAGCTCGTCGCGGCCGAGCATCACGATGAAGTCGCGTCCGTGGCTCACCAGGGTCAGCGTGTCGCCGCCCGGTATCTGGGCGGTGGCGATGGTTTCGCGGGGAAGCATGTCGTTCTCCAAACGAAAGGGGCCGCAGGCGAACCCGCGGCCCCTTCCCTATCACAAGGCGGAAAGATCAGTCCTTCAGGAAGTCGGGCATCTGCGCGCCGCCTTCGTTGCCGCCATTGTCGCGGCCGCCATCGCGGTCACCGCCACGATCGCGGTCGCCGCCGCCGCGCGGTCCGCGACCACCCCGGCCGCCGCGACGATCGCCGCCGCCGCGGTTGCCGCCACGGCCGCCTTCACGGTCGCCACGCGGTTCGCGCGGAGGACGGGTGTCCTCCAGCTCCTCGCCGGTTTCCTGGTCGACGACGCGCATCGACAGGCGGACCTTGCCGCGATTGTCGATCTCGAGGACCTTGACCTTCACTTCCTGGCCTTCGGAGACGACGTCGGTCGGCTTCTCGACCCGCTCGTTCTTCATTTCGGAGACGTGGACGAGACCGTCCTTGCCGCCCATGAAGTTCACGAACGCGCCGAAGTCGACGATGTTGACGACCTTGCCGTTGTAGATCTTGCCGACTTCCGCCTCTTCGACGATGCCTTCGATCCAGCGCTTCGCCGCCTCGATCTCGTCGGCGTTGGAGGAGCTGATCTTGATCACGCCCTCGTCGTCGATGTCGACCTTGGCGCCGGTTTCGGCCACGATCTCGCGGATCACCTTGCCGCCGGTGCCAATGACGTCGCGGATCTTCGACTTGTCGATCTGCATCGTCTCGATACGCGGCGCGTGCTTGGAAACACCCGAACGCGACGCACCGAGCGCCTTGTTCATCTCGCCCAGGATGTGGGCGCGGCCGGACTTGGCCTGCTCCAGCGCGGTCTTCATGATTTCCTGCGTGATGCCGGCGACCTTGATGTCCATCTGGAGCGAGGTGATGCCCTTCTCCGAACCGGCAACCTTGAAGTCCATGTCGCCGAGGTGATCCTCGTCACCCAGGATGTCGCTGAGAACCGCGAAATCCTCGCCTTCGAGGATCAGGCCCATGGCGATGCCGGAGACCGGACGCTCGATCGGAACGCCAGCGTCCATCATCGAAAGACACCCGCCGCACACGGTCGCCATCGAGCTCGAGCCGTTGGACTCGGTGATGTCCGACAGGATGCGGATCGTGTAGGGGAAGTCCTCGTGATCGGGCAGGACCGGGTGCAGCGCGCGCCAGGCGAGCTTGCCGTGGCCGGTCTCGCGGCGGCTGGTGAAGCCGAAGCGGCCCACTTCGCCGACCGAATAGGGCGGGAAGTTGTAGTGCAGCATGAAGGGCGAGTAGGAGAGGCCTTCCAGCCCGTCGATCATCTGCTCGCTGTCCTTGGTGCCCAGCGTGGTGGTGCAGATCGCCTGCGTCTCGCCGCGGGTGAACAGCGCCGAACCGTGGGTGCGGGGCAGCAGGCCGACCATCGCCTCGATCGGGCGGACCTGATCGACCTTGCGCCCGTCGATGCGGGTGCCGTCCTTCAGGATCGCGCCGCGCACGATGTCGCTTTCCAGCTTCTTCACCAGCTTGAGCTTGCCGAGATATTCCGCCGGATCGTCGTGATCGAGGCTCTCGTAATGCTCGCGGGCCTTGGCGCGCGCGGCGTTGACCGCATCTTGGCGCTGGCCCTTGTCGGTGATCTTGTAGGCGGCTTCGAGGTCGGCGCCGATGATGCCGCGCAGTTCCTCGAGCGTGGCCGACTTGTCTTCGACCGGCTTCAGGTCCCACGGATCCTTGGCGGCCTGTTCGGCGAGATCGATGATCGCACCGATGACCTTGCGGCTTTCCTCGTGCGCGAACATGACGGCGCCAAGCATTTCCTCTTCGGTCAGCTCCTTGGCTTCCGATTCCACCATCATCACCGCGTCCTGCGTCGCGGCGACGACGAGGTCGAGACGGCCTTCCTCGTCGAGGCAAGTCGAGAGCGAGGGGTTGAGCTCGTATTCGCCGTTGCGGAAGCCCACGCGGGCGGCGCCGATCGGGCCCATGAAGGGCACGCCGCTGATGGTCAGCGCGGCGGAAGCGGCGATCATGGCGACGATGTCGGGCTCGGTCTCGCCGTCATAGGAGAGGACCTGCGCGATCACGTTGATCTCGTTGTAGAACCCTTCGGGGAAGAGCGGCCGCACGGGACGATCGATCAGGCGCGAGACCAGCGTTTCCTTCTCGGTCGGGCGCGCCTCGCGCTTGAAGAAGCCACCCGGGATGCGCCCGGCGGCGGAGAACTTTTCCTGATAGTTCACGGTCAGCGGGAAGAAGTCCTGCCCTTCGCGAACGGTGCGGGCGGCGGTCACCGCGCACAGCACCACGGTTTCGCCATAGGTAGCCAGCACGGCGCCATCGGCCTGACGGGCGATGCGCCCGGTTTCCAGAGTGAGGGTCTTTCCGCCCCACTCCAGCGATACGGTTTTCGTGTCGAACATGTATTTTCCTTTTGAACCCGCCCGGCCACATTGCCGCACGGGGCCTACTGCCGGGGATACCGTCCCGGTCCGGTGCGGGGCTATTCGCGCCCCTGTTTGCCGACCGCCCGCGCCGGATTGCGCGGGAGCCGGATAGTGGAAGGGGCGGCCCTTTGGAGCCGCCCCTTCGAGAAACTCTTACTTGCGAAGACCCAGCTTCTGGATCAGCGCATTGTACCGCTCGACATCGATCTTCTTGAGATAGGCGAGCAGGTTGCGGCGCTTGTTGACCATCATCAGCAGACCGCGACGCGAGTGGTTGTCCTTGTGGTTGGACTTGAAGTGCTCGGTCAGGTTGCGGATACGCTCGGTCAGGATGGCGACCTGGACTTCGGGCGAACCGGTGTCGCCGTCGCTCTGCGCGTTGTCCTTGATGATTTCCTGTTTCTTTTCGGCGGTAACCGACATGTCATTCACTCCGCGACATCGGGAAGGTTGAAACCCCGCACCACCTTGGCGGTGCCTCCCGTGATCTCCACGAGCGCGACGGGAACATCGTCCAGCCTGGCAAGGTGAAGCCCATCGGGATGGGGCAAATCCGAAAGCACCCGGCCCTGACGGACCGCCTGCGCGCTATCGGGATCGAGCATCAGGGCCGGGATGTCGTCCAGCCCCGCCTCGAGCGGCAGGAGTAGGTCTTGAAGTGGCGCGCCCTTAGCGGTTTCCTC
The genomic region above belongs to Qipengyuania spongiae and contains:
- the pnp gene encoding polyribonucleotide nucleotidyltransferase, which codes for MFDTKTVSLEWGGKTLTLETGRIARQADGAVLATYGETVVLCAVTAARTVREGQDFFPLTVNYQEKFSAAGRIPGGFFKREARPTEKETLVSRLIDRPVRPLFPEGFYNEINVIAQVLSYDGETEPDIVAMIAASAALTISGVPFMGPIGAARVGFRNGEYELNPSLSTCLDEEGRLDLVVAATQDAVMMVESEAKELTEEEMLGAVMFAHEESRKVIGAIIDLAEQAAKDPWDLKPVEDKSATLEELRGIIGADLEAAYKITDKGQRQDAVNAARAKAREHYESLDHDDPAEYLGKLKLVKKLESDIVRGAILKDGTRIDGRKVDQVRPIEAMVGLLPRTHGSALFTRGETQAICTTTLGTKDSEQMIDGLEGLSYSPFMLHYNFPPYSVGEVGRFGFTSRRETGHGKLAWRALHPVLPDHEDFPYTIRILSDITESNGSSSMATVCGGCLSMMDAGVPIERPVSGIAMGLILEGEDFAVLSDILGDEDHLGDMDFKVAGSEKGITSLQMDIKVAGITQEIMKTALEQAKSGRAHILGEMNKALGASRSGVSKHAPRIETMQIDKSKIRDVIGTGGKVIREIVAETGAKVDIDDEGVIKISSSNADEIEAAKRWIEGIVEEAEVGKIYNGKVVNIVDFGAFVNFMGGKDGLVHVSEMKNERVEKPTDVVSEGQEVKVKVLEIDNRGKVRLSMRVVDQETGEELEDTRPPREPRGDREGGRGGNRGGGDRRGGRGGRGPRGGGDRDRGGDRDGGRDNGGNEGGAQMPDFLKD
- the rpsO gene encoding 30S ribosomal protein S15, translating into MSVTAEKKQEIIKDNAQSDGDTGSPEVQVAILTERIRNLTEHFKSNHKDNHSRRGLLMMVNKRRNLLAYLKKIDVERYNALIQKLGLRK